From Psychrobacillus sp. FSL K6-2836, a single genomic window includes:
- a CDS encoding 16S rRNA (uracil(1498)-N(3))-methyltransferase, protein MQRYFTNEPISDNNTVTITGDDAHHMIQVMRMSPGDQVFVVAHNQTYTMEILEGTSKAVHLAVQEIHAKTNEMPMKVSLVCGLPKGDKLELITQKATELGMYELFPFEAKRSIVKWDKSKNEKKVARLQKISKEAAEQSHRSNIPKIHNPISLKELVEISKTFDVKYVADEEDAKIQERQKFAEQLKKVYDKQSILIVFGPEGGLDRAEIKQLLENDFQTIALGPRILRTETAPLYALSAISYEFE, encoded by the coding sequence ATGCAACGTTATTTTACAAATGAACCTATCAGTGATAATAATACGGTGACAATTACCGGGGATGATGCGCATCATATGATTCAAGTGATGCGCATGTCACCAGGTGATCAAGTTTTTGTAGTTGCACATAACCAAACGTATACGATGGAAATTTTAGAAGGTACTTCAAAAGCTGTACATTTAGCTGTACAAGAAATTCATGCTAAAACCAATGAAATGCCGATGAAAGTATCGCTAGTTTGCGGACTTCCGAAAGGTGATAAACTAGAGTTAATTACTCAAAAGGCTACAGAACTCGGAATGTATGAATTATTTCCGTTTGAGGCAAAAAGATCTATCGTAAAATGGGATAAGTCCAAAAATGAGAAGAAGGTAGCGAGATTACAAAAGATTTCTAAAGAAGCTGCAGAGCAATCTCATCGTTCCAATATCCCAAAAATACATAATCCAATCTCTTTAAAAGAGTTGGTAGAAATATCCAAAACATTCGATGTGAAATATGTAGCGGATGAAGAAGACGCTAAGATTCAGGAACGACAAAAGTTTGCTGAACAATTAAAAAAAGTGTATGATAAACAATCGATACTCATCGTATTTGGTCCAGAAGGTGGACTAGATCGAGCCGAGATAAAACAATTATTAGAAAATGATTTTCAGACAATTGCGCTAGGACCTAGGATTCTTCGAACTGAAACTGCACCGTTATATGCGCTGTCAGCAATTTCTTATGAATTTGAATGA
- the grpE gene encoding nucleotide exchange factor GrpE gives MTEIKDENLEEQEVKEVAEEEPEQVEEVVEEVDELTLAKQQIEEEQDKLIRLRADFENYKRRVQLDKASDYKYRAQSVLMDILPVLDNFERALAVETTTEEATSLVKGVDMVYRTLLDAVKKEGLEQIEAEGVAFDPNFHQAVMQEQDDSKESGIVLQELQKGYKLKDRVLRPSMVKVNE, from the coding sequence ATGACAGAAATCAAAGATGAAAACTTAGAAGAGCAAGAAGTAAAAGAGGTTGCCGAAGAAGAGCCTGAACAGGTTGAAGAAGTAGTAGAAGAAGTAGATGAACTAACTCTAGCTAAACAGCAAATAGAAGAAGAACAAGATAAGCTTATTCGCTTAAGAGCAGACTTTGAAAATTATAAACGTCGTGTACAGCTCGATAAAGCCTCTGATTACAAATACCGAGCACAATCTGTTTTAATGGATATATTACCTGTGCTTGATAACTTTGAAAGAGCACTTGCGGTTGAAACAACTACAGAGGAAGCAACTTCTTTAGTAAAAGGTGTGGATATGGTTTACCGCACTTTACTAGATGCGGTTAAAAAAGAAGGATTGGAACAAATCGAAGCAGAAGGTGTTGCATTCGATCCAAACTTTCACCAAGCAGTAATGCAGGAGCAAGATGATTCAAAAGAATCAGGAATTGTGCTTCAAGAGCTCCAAAAAGGGTACAAGTTAAAAGACCGCGTATTAAGACCTTCAATGGTCAAAGTAAATGAATAA
- the prmA gene encoding 50S ribosomal protein L11 methyltransferase produces the protein MKWSELSIHTTNEAVEAVSNILHEAGASGVVIEDSDELGREREDVFGEIYSLNPDDFPVDGVRVKAYLSETSFLLETVEEIKLAINNLTKFNIDLGHNVVTVQEVDEEDWATAWKKYYHPVKISNRFTIVPTWEDYERVNTDELIIELDPGMAFGTGTHPTTVMCLQALEKTVQSASSIIDVGTGSGVLSIGAAKLGASKIHALDLDEVAVRSAIENIALNKVDDIVQVTHGNLLDNVDEQADIVVANILAEIIMTFTNDAFSIVKDGGLFITSGIIANKKEDVRNSLGQAGFEIEEVMMMEDWVTIISRKPAK, from the coding sequence GTGAAATGGTCTGAACTATCCATCCATACTACAAATGAAGCGGTTGAAGCGGTAAGCAATATTTTGCATGAAGCTGGTGCAAGTGGCGTAGTTATCGAAGACTCGGATGAACTAGGAAGAGAACGTGAAGATGTATTTGGTGAAATTTATAGCTTAAACCCAGATGATTTTCCTGTAGATGGCGTACGCGTGAAAGCTTATTTATCAGAAACCAGTTTTTTATTGGAAACAGTGGAAGAGATCAAACTTGCTATCAACAATTTAACAAAGTTCAATATAGACCTAGGACATAATGTTGTAACAGTTCAAGAAGTCGATGAAGAGGATTGGGCTACAGCTTGGAAAAAGTATTATCATCCTGTGAAAATTTCTAATCGTTTTACCATTGTGCCAACTTGGGAAGACTATGAACGGGTGAACACAGACGAATTGATCATCGAGCTGGATCCTGGAATGGCGTTTGGAACAGGTACACATCCAACTACAGTAATGTGTCTTCAAGCATTAGAGAAAACGGTTCAGTCAGCTTCAAGCATTATCGATGTAGGAACTGGTTCTGGAGTACTTTCTATCGGTGCTGCGAAACTAGGGGCTTCTAAAATCCATGCACTAGATTTAGATGAAGTAGCTGTAAGATCTGCAATAGAAAATATTGCTTTAAACAAAGTAGACGATATTGTTCAAGTAACGCATGGCAATCTTTTAGATAATGTGGATGAACAAGCGGATATTGTTGTAGCGAATATATTAGCGGAAATCATTATGACATTTACTAATGATGCATTTTCTATTGTAAAAGATGGTGGTTTGTTCATTACTTCAGGAATTATTGCCAACAAAAAAGAGGATGTTCGCAATTCTCTCGGGCAGGCTGGATTTGAGATTGAAGAAGTTATGATGATGGAAGATTGGGTAACAATCATTTCTAGAAAGCCTGCTAAATAA
- the dnaK gene encoding molecular chaperone DnaK produces MSKIIGIDLGTTNSCVSVLEGGEPKVIPNPEGNRTTPSVVAFKNGEKQVGEVAKRQSITNPNTIASVKRLMGTNEKVSAEEKEYTPQEVSAMILQYLKGFAEEYLGEKVTKAVITVPAYFNDAERQATKDAGRIAGLEVERIINEPTAAALAYGLDKMDHDEKILVYDLGGGTFDVSILELGDGVFEVLATAGDNRLGGDDFDQVLMDYLVQEFKKENGIDLSKDKMAVQRLKDAAEKAKKDLSGVTSTQISLPFITAGEAGPLHLEVTMTRAKFDDLTASLVERTMVPTRQAMKDAGLSASGIDKVILVGGSTRIPAVQDAIKKETGKEPHKGVNPDEVVAMGAAVQGGVLTGDVKDVVLLDVTPLSLGIETMGGVFTKLIERNTTIPTSKSQTFSTAADNQPAVDIHVLQGERPMSADNKTLGRFQLADIPPAPRGVPQIEVTFDIDKNGIVNVKAKDLGTQKEQNITIQSNSSLSDEEIERMVKEAEANAEADKVRKEEAEVKNEADQLVFMTEKTLKDLEDKVSEEEKKSAEDAKEELKAALEAGNLEDIKTKKDKLNEIVQQLTMKLYEQAQADAAANGDQAGPSDDGVVDAEFEEVNDDKDK; encoded by the coding sequence ATGTCTAAAATTATTGGTATTGACTTAGGAACAACAAACTCATGTGTATCTGTATTAGAAGGTGGAGAACCAAAAGTAATTCCGAATCCAGAAGGTAACCGTACAACTCCATCTGTTGTAGCGTTTAAAAATGGAGAGAAACAAGTTGGGGAAGTTGCAAAACGTCAATCTATTACAAACCCAAATACAATTGCATCTGTTAAACGTCTAATGGGTACAAACGAAAAAGTTTCAGCTGAAGAAAAAGAATACACTCCACAAGAAGTTTCAGCAATGATTCTTCAATACTTAAAAGGTTTTGCAGAAGAATACTTAGGTGAAAAAGTAACGAAAGCTGTAATCACAGTTCCTGCTTACTTTAATGATGCAGAACGTCAAGCTACTAAAGATGCTGGTCGTATTGCTGGACTTGAAGTAGAACGTATTATCAACGAACCAACTGCTGCTGCTCTTGCATACGGTTTAGATAAAATGGATCACGATGAAAAAATTCTAGTTTACGATCTTGGTGGCGGTACATTTGACGTGTCCATTCTTGAACTTGGAGATGGCGTATTCGAAGTACTTGCAACTGCTGGTGATAACCGTCTTGGTGGGGATGACTTTGACCAAGTGTTAATGGATTATCTAGTACAAGAATTCAAAAAAGAAAATGGTATTGACTTATCTAAAGATAAAATGGCTGTTCAACGCCTAAAAGATGCTGCTGAGAAAGCGAAAAAAGATTTGTCAGGTGTAACATCAACTCAAATCTCACTTCCATTCATCACTGCAGGAGAAGCTGGACCACTTCACTTAGAAGTAACAATGACTCGTGCGAAATTTGACGATTTAACTGCATCATTAGTTGAACGTACAATGGTACCGACTCGTCAAGCGATGAAAGATGCAGGATTATCCGCTTCCGGGATCGATAAAGTAATCCTTGTTGGTGGATCTACTCGTATCCCAGCAGTACAAGACGCTATTAAAAAAGAAACTGGGAAAGAACCGCATAAAGGTGTAAACCCAGATGAAGTAGTAGCTATGGGAGCTGCTGTACAAGGTGGAGTATTAACTGGAGATGTAAAAGACGTTGTACTTCTTGACGTAACACCACTTTCTTTAGGTATTGAAACAATGGGTGGCGTATTTACTAAACTAATTGAACGTAATACAACAATCCCTACTTCAAAATCACAAACATTCTCAACTGCGGCAGATAACCAACCTGCAGTAGATATTCATGTACTTCAAGGTGAACGTCCAATGTCTGCGGACAACAAAACACTTGGTCGTTTCCAATTAGCGGATATTCCACCAGCACCACGTGGTGTTCCACAAATTGAAGTGACTTTTGATATTGATAAAAATGGTATCGTAAATGTTAAGGCAAAAGACCTTGGAACTCAAAAAGAACAAAATATCACGATCCAATCGAACTCTTCACTTTCTGACGAAGAAATCGAGCGTATGGTAAAAGAAGCAGAAGCTAATGCAGAAGCGGATAAAGTACGTAAAGAAGAAGCAGAAGTGAAAAATGAAGCGGATCAATTAGTATTCATGACAGAAAAAACATTAAAAGATCTAGAAGATAAAGTATCAGAAGAAGAGAAAAAATCTGCTGAAGATGCAAAAGAAGAGTTAAAAGCTGCTTTAGAAGCTGGAAACTTAGAAGATATCAAAACGAAAAAAGATAAATTAAATGAAATTGTACAACAGCTTACAATGAAGTTGTATGAACAAGCACAAGCGGATGCTGCAGCTAATGGAGACCAAGCTGGTCCTTCTGATGACGGTGTAGTAGATGCAGAATTTGAAGAAGTAAACGACGATAAAGACAAGTAA
- the dnaJ gene encoding molecular chaperone DnaJ — translation MNKRDYYEVLGVSKSATQDEIKKAYRKLSKQFHPDINKEAGAEDKFKEISEAYEVLSDEQKRSSYDQFGHAGPNQGFGGFGGSADGFGFEDIFSSFFGGGGGSRRRDPNAPRKGSDLQYSMTIEFEEAVFGKEREIEVSKEENCETCSGSGAKPGTHPEKCSHCNGHGQVNVTQDTPFGRVQTKRACNHCQGTGKIIKDKCATCHGKGTVNKRKKIKVTIPAGVDDGQQLRVSGQGEPGVNGGPAGDLYIVFRVKADPRFEREGDDIYYELPLTYAQAALGDEIEVPTVQGKVKLKIPAGTQSQANFRLKGKGVKNVHGYGVGDQHVIVKIITPKKLTEKQKQLLREFAEISGDIPEEQGSSLFDKIKKTLKGE, via the coding sequence ATGAATAAACGTGATTATTATGAGGTTCTTGGGGTTTCTAAGAGCGCAACTCAAGACGAAATAAAAAAAGCTTATCGTAAGCTTTCGAAACAATTTCACCCGGACATTAATAAGGAAGCTGGAGCAGAGGATAAATTTAAAGAAATTTCCGAGGCATATGAAGTATTAAGTGACGAACAAAAACGTTCATCATATGACCAATTTGGTCATGCGGGTCCTAACCAAGGATTTGGTGGGTTCGGCGGTAGTGCAGATGGATTTGGATTTGAAGATATCTTTAGTTCATTCTTCGGTGGAGGGGGCGGATCTAGAAGACGTGATCCGAATGCTCCAAGAAAAGGGAGCGATCTTCAATATTCAATGACTATTGAGTTCGAGGAAGCTGTGTTTGGTAAAGAAAGAGAAATAGAAGTTTCAAAAGAAGAAAATTGTGAAACATGTTCTGGATCAGGTGCAAAACCTGGTACACATCCGGAAAAATGCTCACATTGTAATGGACATGGTCAAGTAAATGTTACGCAGGATACCCCATTTGGCCGCGTACAAACAAAACGAGCATGTAATCACTGTCAAGGAACAGGTAAAATTATTAAAGATAAATGTGCTACCTGTCATGGTAAAGGAACAGTTAATAAACGCAAAAAAATTAAAGTGACGATTCCAGCTGGTGTTGATGATGGTCAACAGTTACGTGTTAGTGGTCAAGGCGAACCTGGCGTAAATGGTGGACCAGCAGGAGATTTATATATCGTCTTCCGTGTGAAAGCAGATCCGCGTTTTGAACGCGAGGGCGACGATATTTATTACGAGTTACCTTTAACATATGCCCAAGCAGCGTTAGGTGATGAAATTGAAGTTCCAACAGTGCAAGGTAAAGTAAAACTTAAAATTCCGGCTGGAACTCAATCGCAAGCGAATTTCCGTTTAAAAGGTAAGGGCGTAAAAAATGTACATGGCTACGGTGTTGGAGATCAGCATGTAATTGTTAAAATAATTACTCCAAAAAAATTAACTGAAAAACAAAAACAATTATTACGTGAATTTGCGGAAATCAGTGGAGATATTCCAGAAGAGCAAGGCAGTTCACTATTTGATAAGATCAAAAAGACATTAAAAGGCGAATAA